The Pyrus communis chromosome 14, drPyrComm1.1, whole genome shotgun sequence sequence ATATACAGGAATAATAAAAATCCATTTGCATTAGCTCTGGATCAAGATCAACTCAAGGCTACAAAAATTTAAACCCAAGATTCAGATCGCATTATTCAACCCCAAAAGCCAAATAGTACATTTAACCGACTTAACACAATGGATGGCATAAATCAAATCTAGGAAATCATACTCAACCTGCATTGCAGAAAGGAACATTGTAGCTTATATACATTCTCAATGTCCTCAGCAAGTCCTCTCTCCAATGGCTCAGCAATCTACAAAAGGTTTTTagaagattataatttaaaaactgaatcacataaaatttttgaaattaggTTGCTTCTTACCATagttattttattcttcttattgGATGTTTCAGCAAAGCATTTTATTGACAAAGGCTACACTGCTTCACAAAATGAAACAACAGGATCAACCTACAAACAAAAgcatatccatcaagaaaagaagaaaataaaattttacatgcTTAAGGGGTGGaaaattactttaaaaagaAACAACGTGAAGAGAGGATGAGGATTGGGAGCAAACAATTACCTTGACTTCTACTTCCAAATAAAGCTCTCTTAGGTCCTTCATTATTCTGACATAGCCTATAACACattaatttatgttaaaaaaacctaaaaattaagCACCAAATGTTTCACTTCAAATTCCATAAAAATCAAACCTCAGAAACAAAAAGTTATTGGGCTTTCTCTTGTGAGGAGTTCAAAACTCACAATTCTGCAAGATGGGCATCGGCCGTAGATTCGATTGGTCTAGGATTTCACATTCGTTTTCTGCCCTTTGCAAAAATCACAGAGCAGCCACCTTCTCCCATTGCAATCCTCGCAGAGAATCGCCATGTCAGCCTTGGAAAAAACTGGAATCAAAGCAAAAACATGTAAAAGGGCGGTGCCATACCTGTGGAGCTCGAGCACGGAAAGGCTCTGGTTCCATGCAAAACAACAGAAAAAACGTTTACAGATCTAGCTTTACAAAGATGCACAACCAGTTGAAAAACGGATACTGGAAACAAAATCTCCAAACAAACGAAAACCAAATTTACTCAGGAATCCTATAGTAGCAAGGTCTAGTTCTCTGGTCATCAGCAGAAATCGCCATGCAGGAAAATCGAGCATCTGAACACATAAACAAAAcagtcaaaattaaaaataaaaaaaaaaccaaaaaccaaaatttaaacaTAAGTTGTATTTGCGGagcaaaagccacccaaaaACAAATACCCGAGCACTCGAGCTGAGTTTTGAAAGAGAAGTCGAGCTAGAATCCTAGAAGCCGTCGCCGGCCAATTGAATCATCAGAGATAAGGCAACGATGAGTGGGTATTTTAGATAGAGAATCAAGCGACTTGATATTTCGATATGCCGTTGGAGATTGGAACGATCTGGATGAATTTTGGTTTCGGGATTCTAAGGTTGGATGAACGCagggtttttttttcatttcaggAGAGATGAAGCAAATGAAAGCAATTGGAAGCCACTGGAAGCAAATAGAAATCCTGACACTACGGGCCAAATGATCCCGATGACCAACACGTGGAACTAACACGCAGCAGCAGATAAAAGTGGAAGAAGCTGGAACCTTAGAAAACACAACACGCACGCACGGacggaaagaaaaatgagagatgGGCAAAATGGCCAATTCACCATTCAACCCCACTAAAGCTGAAAAAACATGAAGAGAAAGAGGGGCAAAACCGGTGGagcactgttaatgaacagtaatttccaccgggttttagtatatagataatacatatatatatatatatatatatttctaccACTCTGCATTTATTATCTCTGTTTTGAGGAATGGGCCTTCGTTACTACCACCAGGCAATGGCAACGGCATCCCCCTTTTCCTCTGCCTCTCTCTCAAATGGAAAGGAATGATCAACACGTGGTATAATGTAAACCAAAAGCACCCAGAAAAGGCTTTAAATACTGGACTCGAGAGTGATAGGAGGAAAAAGCACGGATAATGGACAGGTAGATATAAGAAACAGtgagagagaaataaaataataacatgcataaaAAGGAAAACCCACTTTCAAAGAGAGCTGCAACAGCTAGTGAGGGAGTTTTTGAgaaaaacaattatatatataataaacaaaacaatcatCAATTGTTTTACCCCATGGATAAACACATTggtttttggacaaaaaaatgataaacaaatAGACTTGCAGGACAAAACAAATGATTATAGTTGTCAGTAGTTAAATCCAACCACATAGTTTGTGGcgcaaaaaaggaaaaaaattataaaaataattgttctagggaaaaaatgattaaaaaatgtGTTTGGGTTTTGAAAAGCAAAGAACCGCAGATGATGGAGAACGGCACCAGAAAGCGCAAAGGGCAAAATGGCCAACTCACTGCACAATTCCAGAAAAGGGCAAAAAATTGCTCAGCAAGTGAGGGACAAAACCGGATGggcactgttaatgaacagtgccaaTCTGCTGAGCTTTAGTATATATAGAATGTCCTCTTGGCATCTTGAGTTgttttcttctcaattttttGAGTTGTTTCCTACAAAATTACATTACACTACCACGTCCTCTTGGCATCTTGTCACAACTCaaaaaattgagaagaaaacaaatgaaatgatTCCTCTCCTACATTAACAGTCTACTAATTGTAATCTGTGGAACATATCCTTGCACATCTGTCATGATTCATGACACTCTCTTTGataaactattttattttaattaatctgTATTGTTTAACATAGATGGGGAAATAAATATTGCGTTCAGATTCATTGCTAATCTCGATTATGTCTATAATGCATGTGATTTACCTGTTGGAACCTtgggaaattaaataaaatatatacgtaaattcctttcattttccttcttatattctttattttttttatattttatattcaaCTTGCCAAATTCATTGGCTATGAGCTTAATTTTGGGAAATtaaatctttttaattaaagttgTCCCAATATGATATCAAGTTATGAACCACTCGCTATCTGTAAAGTGCAAAAGCTATCACACAGAACAAAAATAATTGTGGATGTTTAAGCATCACTATCTTAATTAACGAGCACCAGATGGTACACACTATACACGAAAAAAAGGGCAGATGGACTTTAATTAATCGGACCAATCTCAAATAATTATATGATTAGTTCTTAAATAATCGCTTGATCTCTATATATAAAGTCAACATTAAAGTGAAGAGTGTTCTTGGGATCACAAGCTTCACTAAAAGAAGTGGACAAAAATGtcttcaaaacaaaaaagttcaaaaacaatccaaaataatgcaagggtattttcgtcatataaacaatattttttttttaataattaattatttttgtacattttttattatataaatacatttaaaacgtgtaagtccaTCATAACATACCGTGGTTCAAAAAATGCCTTCTGCACgcataattaattctttttgtatagtttttctttaatataaaaacatttaaaatgtgtaagtctATCGTAGAACGTTGTGgttcaaaaaatgtcttttgcaCGCACATAAAcgtgtgcatgaaggctagttacTTAGAACATCTTCGACAATACTAGTCAAATTTTTGTTATGTAGCTAGCCAAATGACCTTAATGTTAATTTGGCTACCCGCCACTTTCAACAATAGTAGCTATTTTAGCTTaagttaaaatattttaatatatatatatatatatgtttttttttaacttaacaACCTAAGTTGCCACCtagtactacgatttagtattatttctcttcatttggaagtgagaggttttaggttcaaatcttgtgaatggcaaattcgatactaaattaggttACCCATTGTATAGCTTAACCAAATTTCCCTCTCtttaatataagaatatcaatgtactaaaaaaaaaaaaacaacctcaagtcctttttcttctcttaaagCCGACAAACAATGCAATTTATAGTTTTTTAATGTCTACCGAAAATTTAACTTTCTCTCTCATTCTGactaaattttggtaattacTGTACAAAATGTTAAGCTAGCTAGACATTTAGCCAGCCTGTTGGAGGtttcttttttgctttttttatttattaaagtaGCCATAAAGCTTCCTTTAGCTAGGTTGTTGATGATACTCTCTGGTTACACCATTTTAGATCTTTCTCATGTAGTTTCCTTCCACATTATCACATCTCCAAACATTATTGTAAAGCGATTTTGACATTTAGAATACATATTTTCTGgcttttaaattgaataaattagaaaaatgaaGAGATCAAAATAAGGTGAGAagtaaattagaaaaattaagaGATCAAAATAAGTTGAGGGGTGCAGAAAGAAAGAACGAAAGTGGTAAAATTAGTATATTACTACAAATATCATTTTGCCCTTGCTTATCAAAAGATCAAAAATTTCCTCCCCCATTCTAGAAGAAGTTGAGAGTTCAAAATAGCtaggaaaaatggaaaaaatcaagaaagcatttatttacaaaaataaagaaagtgcACAATTTTCTTTCTCGCTACGTAACATTGAAGTGAAGTGGGTGGTCTGAAAAATTACCAATTAAATATTGCGGAAAATTAATACAATTAAATTTGACATAAAAGTCATGTTACTAAATAGTGCATAACATTGTAGGCGGACCCAACTCACCCCACTTAAATACAATCGGCGGGCGTGGCAAAAGAGCTTCTAGTAGTAGCAGCAGCTGTCAACAAAAGCAAAATCTGCCAACAGTGGTTAGAAAACTACATCGCAGTCAACCTAACCACATGAAATACCATTTCAGTCCTCCTCGATACTTAACATTACAAATAATATGGACATGTAACATCAGTTAATGACACAATTGCCAGGGACAAAGATGTCAATACACAAAACACTTTTTCCAACTTTAAATGTTTTTGGTCCACAAAAggacaagagaaagaaagaaacacacAAGAGAGTGGGGAGTGAGATCTCTTCTGGTGAAGGTCCaggcattttttgtttttgattcaGACTAGGTGTTGTTGCCCAtcaaaaagtacaaaaaaaaacccaaaaaagaagaaaaagcagGAAGTTATTTCTTTTCGCCATTTTTGATCCCACGTttttgtatcttttttttttaacccaagAACACTCATATTTCCACAAGGAAACCACCGAGAAAAAGGGATTACATTTTGGGTTTTGCAACTTTCAATCAGCAGtgagttttgggttttgtatgATCCCTTGAATCTGCCCTGTTTTGGGTGTTGAATGAGATCCAGGCTGAATGTGGTAAGAAAAAAGTTGTCTTCTTTTGGGCCCACTGATCCTGAATATTTACCAGGAAGGATAAAGGCCAGAAGGGTTGGAGGAAGTTGCGTTCTTGGTCACAACTCACAAGAGTTTACAGAGAGTTGGTAATTTGCaggaaaaaggaaggaaagatTGTTCCTTTTTTGGtgcattttctgggtttttctcttttggtgGGTGGAAAATGAGATTGCAAGTTGAAGAGTAAAACTAGCAACAAAGAGGTACTTGGAATGGACTGAGAAGCAACCAGTTGGCTATTCTCAGGTTTACTTAATCAGTTCATCTTGTATTGATTATTCAAGTTGGTATTTTCTCCATTTCTGGAAAATTGAAAGGTTTTTTTACCGATCCTTTTCGTAGTTTTTACAGTTTATGTTCACATTTGTGATTCTGGCAGTGAATTTTTGTGGTTAAATGTTAGAAATGCAGAGAACCCATGTTTTGTATTTTCCTTGTGAACGTCATTGGTGCGGTTAGAGATCAAAAGCATTGGGAATTTCTGTTCATAGTATGTACGATGATGTGGTTGGAGTAGTTTTTGGTGTGCTATTGTTTGTAATCTTGGTTCGAAATAGTTACATTTCTGGGTGCATTCGAAATAGTTTACATAGTGTTTGATTCGAAGAATAATTCAGAATGGCGGAAGACCAACAAGAAATGCGATCGTTGGCCTTGACTCCAACATGGTCTGTTGCTACTGTGTTGACAATATTTGTGGCTGTTTCTTTGCTTGTCGAGCGCGGAATCCATAGGTTAAGCTATGTAAGTGATACTCTACCAGTTTTCAAGAACTTCGTTTCtctttattgtttcttaagctaTTGGATATTTGAGTGGAATTAGGAAGCTTAGTTGACATAAAATTTTCTATTCTGTCTTGATTTacgaatcaaacttaaaacgcATGAAATGTTGTACTTGAGAGTTCGTATTTTGAACAGCATTTACATATAattgttttgtgtgtgtgtgtgtgtgtgtgtgtgtgtgtgtgtgtgtgtatgttctGTTGGTTTCAGTGGTTGCGGAAAACTAATCGTAAGCCCTTACTTGAAGCTGTGGAGAAAATGAAAGAAGGTATATGACCTAAACACAGTTTCAACCTCCTCAATGATCTGAGAAATTCTTTTTGATGTGTTTCTGGCTAGACATGTAACAAAATAACTTCATATCACACTTCTCACTTATAAACTTTCATGTCTTGTCCTGCTGCCTCCAGAGTTGATGTTACTTGGGTTTATCTCTCTCCTTTTGACGGCTACCTCAAGCATGATAGCCAATATTTGCATTCCATCAAAGTTCTACAATAGCAGTTTTTCTCCATGCTCTAGGTCTGAGATTACTGaagaaactgaaaataaacGTAAGCTGTTGATGTTTAGTGTTCTGCCTCACTCATTCAGAAGAGTGTTAAATGAGCTGAATCGTAATTCCTGCAAAGAGGTGCGTTACTTATCCGTGTATAACAGTTAACTAAAGTTctgttctaaatttctaattacatttttttttcatctacGAGTTCTTTTTTCTGGTGTACCATATTCACTTGGTTCTTGGAAATTGTTGAATATGATTGAAATGCTGAAGGAAATTAGTTTGGACTTCTTCCTGTCTTATTTTCCACAAACTAGAATTTATGCCTTACTGGACAATCTTGGTTAAAATGGAAATTCGTTTGTTTGAACAGGGTTATGAGCCATTTGTTTCATATCAAGGCCTTGAGCAGTTGCATCGCTTCATCTTTGTCATGGCAATAACACATATATCCTACAGCTGCTTAACGATGTTGCTGGCAATAGTGAAGGTTAGAATTTTCTTCGTTGTTCTaatacttcttcttcttttccacccAGACCATATTAGGTACAGTAGTGAAACCTCAAACCTGCCATTACCGTTAAACTGTTTTTCTTCTGGATAGTGGATACTGTAGTTACTACCGATAAGCTATCTAAAGTAGACTGCATATTTTTTGGTGGCCAATCTATGAAATTAAGTAAACATAGAAGGTGAAAGTGTCTAGTTCCCCTTGGAACTTTTTTACTGATAAAATCAGCAATAAGAAGTTTGGTGTCAGTATTCTTTAAATTGATGTCTCTCTATCAGTTATGACTACTATTACCTTGAGAAAAGGCTCGCATTCTTTGTTCTTTGTGGTTAGCCTTTTATTTAACAGCAACGCTAAGCACAAACTGAGACGTGAATCTAGAGTGTCATATCTCAGGCATTGTGTTTATCTATATTATGTACTGATATGGACATCTACATCAACATTTTGCATACCTTCTCTTAAATATCTATCTGGTTTAAGGGGATTTTATCGGTCTTCAGTTGTTACTTCTCTCTGGTGCACTAATGTGTTATATGCATGATGACTTGATGATAGTGGGTATTTACTGAAACTCAAGATGAGAATATAACATTGAAATACTATTTTTGTCATGGATTACTGTTAATGTGACCAGATTCACAGCTGGAGAGCATGGGAGGAGGAGGCTCACATGGACCGACATGATTCATTGACTGGTAAGCTGTGACATTGCGTTAGTAGAATTATATACAGATCAGCTTATTGGTCCCcttattgagagagagagagagagagagagtacgaGACTGAGTGTTTGGGTGCTTGAACTTTTATGAACCCTGTGGAGTAGATTTTCAAATTCCCTATGAGATGACTGGAGATATACTCTGTAGCAGAGATCACACGGCAGATGACAATGCGAAGGCAGTCTAGCTTTGTAAATCCATCAACTCCTGTTGTCAGGAATAACATTTTTATCTGGGTGGTAGGTGCAACTCTCTTTTCTTACTTAAATACATAGGtacctctatttttttttttatgttttacattcttaatttcttattgATGAATCCTTTTAATGTTTGAAAGCATAACAAGCCCACATTGAGTTTCCCTGAAATTGCTATATTTTTGTGCCCAAaaccaagagaaaaaaaatgaaatccgATGGCTGCTTTCTTCCTTTTATATGATTATCATTTAGGTTTCTTTGTGTTCAAGGTATTTGAAAGCAGCTGCTTTAATTCAAGGTTTTTTAATAGTTGAATGTTTTGCTGTACAGAGATGTTTCTTTCGGCAATTTGGGAATTCAGTGGTTCGTGCTGACTATTTAACACTCCGCAAGGGCTTCATCACGGTATCTAGTATTCTCATTCACCAGAATTGTATAATGAGTCttcgacattttttttttcttttatttgtattttgttcAGTATAATATTTGCTGTTAGCCCTTAATGATATGGTTGGTTTTCACTATATGCCTTCAAACTTACTGCTAATATGAACTTGCATTGCTATGCCTAGTAACTGAGCTTCTGCATGTTTTATAACAATTAACAAATAATGATACGACGAACTCATAACGTTAACTGAATAAACAACTTTTAAAATGTTCTTTTTTGAGGGATTCAACTgtgtttatttttatatcaaatgcATGACATGTGCCAGGACCCATGGTGTCTAGAAGATTCTAACATCGGCGATCTTTTATTTTTTCGGTAGAAATTGTTTGTATGTTGTATGTAGAATATTGTAAAATTGGTTACTCTTTGctgttttttcttattatatGTATGCTTAGGTAATCTAATACCATTAGTATCTTTCTGCTTGCCTGTTAATATGTTGGGGATGCCGATATTAACTACTGTTAACTGAATTTTTACTCTTCCTTTCTCTCACTCATGCCAGAATCACAACCTTTCACCAAAGTATGATTTTCACAGCTATATGATTCGGTCTATGGAAGAGGAATTCCAAAGGATCGTTGGTGTGAGGTAAGTTTTAAGTTTCTTCTGTAATGAATGATTGTTAGCATGACTGCAACTATTTATTGTTAGTATTGTTCAAATGCGGTGGTGTTGTTTCTCTCGTAACTTGTAAGTTAATACTATGGaatttgtgaaattatattttgttgCGCAAATATTTGAGGAAATTCCTTATCCAGTGTTGACATATGTCATGGTGTTGTCTCTCTTGTAGCTTAATGGTATTTCCATACATGCTCCAAGGGCTGGTCTGGTGTTTGAACCAGACCACGTGCCTTCATTTTTGaacagaaagaaaacaaaaaaagtttcCGAGACTGTTAATTCAAATGGCAGTCGTTGATTTTTCATACCAACTGCTAATTTTAGAAGCCCAAAACTCCTAGAAAAAGGTTGTAGTGATATAGTTCAAGGCGCTTCTTTCCTTCTCATTTGTCACAGAGTGTTGAATAAATCAGTTAGAAGAATCTTTGACACCTGAGGTTGTGAGAATAAATGTTGTTGACAGCATATTTGCACGTGTTCTCCGTTCTGATTGCCACTTTGTTATGGAAAACTGTAGTTGTGTATGATCTCAATACTTCCAAACAATCCATCAGCCTTCATTGTACAGTTGCAATGCGTTATAAATCTTATTGGGTTTGGAGTTGGATAACTGTGTGCCTGGTCAGGTGCAACAAGAGGAGAATGGTAACAACAATAATAACAAGAAGTGTTCAAGTCAAACTTTTACCTAATTCAAATTCTGCTGATCACTAACATCTGTTATTGGATGTTATTACTGCTTACGGTTTGGATAGTTGAATTCCACAGAGAACATCTAAATGCTTTTTCTCAAATCTTTTGCAGTGCCACACTCTGGGGATTTGTTGTTGCCTTCATGCTGTTTAATGTAAAAGGTATGCGTGCAATGGAATATGAAATGCAGGGAATTAGTAGTTCTAAGCATGAATATGCTACAAAacagtgtttatttaatttttttaatttggataTTCGCTCTCTAGAGGACTTATCTGTATTCACCTTCAGTAATAATTGTAGCTTGCGTGTTTCGTTA is a genomic window containing:
- the LOC137715301 gene encoding MLO-like protein 11, whose product is MAEDQQEMRSLALTPTWSVATVLTIFVAVSLLVERGIHRLSYWLRKTNRKPLLEAVEKMKEELMLLGFISLLLTATSSMIANICIPSKFYNSSFSPCSRSEITEETENKRKLLMFSVLPHSFRRVLNELNRNSCKEGYEPFVSYQGLEQLHRFIFVMAITHISYSCLTMLLAIVKIHSWRAWEEEAHMDRHDSLTEITRQMTMRRQSSFVNPSTPVVRNNIFIWVRCFFRQFGNSVVRADYLTLRKGFITNHNLSPKYDFHSYMIRSMEEEFQRIVGVSATLWGFVVAFMLFNVKGSNLYFWIAIIPITLVLLVGMKLQHIIATLALENAGITGSHGGAKLRPRDDLFWFKKPELLLTLIHFCLFQNAFELASFFWFWWQFGYNSCFIRRHWLVYIRLILGFAGQFLCSYSTLPLYALVTQMGTNYKAAIIPQRIRETIHGWGKAARRKRRLGIYTDDSTIRTETSTVASLEEDDHQMIDYPADDANTHNGIELQPVFCSVSSTCPVGNQTSSRPGTPLLRPSASVSSQSVTLTIQTEGIPRSASMPARRE